One genomic window of Hymenobacter sp. J193 includes the following:
- the gyrA gene encoding DNA gyrase subunit A: protein MAEAEGERIIPINIEDEMRGAYIDYSMSVIISRALPDVRDGLKPVHRRVLYGMSELGVSYNKSYKKSARIVGEVLGKYHPHGDTSVYDTMVRMAQDWSLRYPLVDGQGNFGSIDGDSPAAMRYTEARLKRLADEMLGDLDKDTVDFQPNFDDSLEEPSVMPAKFPNLLINGTSGIAVGMATNMAPHNLTEVVNGIVAYLDNPDITIAELMEHVTAPDFPTGGVIYGYEGVKQAFETGRGRVVMRAKATFETTASGKEQIVVTEIPYMVNKASMIEKTAALINEKKIEGIADLRDESDRDGMRVVYDLKRDAIPNVVLNNLFRYTQLQSSFGVNNVALVKGRPMTLNLKELIHHFVEHRAEVIVRRARFELAEAQKRAHILEGLLIALDHLDEVIALIRSSRDPEVARTQLIERFSLSEVQARAILDMRLQRLTGLERDKIIAEYDELMKLIDHLKSVLASDVLQRQIIKDELFDIRERYGDKRRTAIEYAGGDFSMEDMIADESMVITISREGYIKRTALDEYRAQARGGVGARGATSKTDDFTEHLFVATTHEYLLFFTELGRVFWLKVYEVPEGGKATKGRPIQNLIEIPREDSVRSVLNVRGLRDPDYLENTFLMFCTEQGTVKKTPLEAYSRPRTAGINAITINEGDRLLDVQLTTGNSEIIVALRSGRAVRFHEGKVRSMGRNAAGVRGITLADDGQDRVVGMVCVSDEGQELLVVSENGYGKRSSLDEYRITNRGGKGVRAMKITDKTGALVAIKTVVDTDDLMIINRSGITIRLRMADLRTIGRATQGVRLLRISDGDAISSVAKVQADDKVEEADSLPTDALEGGGLEAGPAGGSPELDALTDPDSLSAN, encoded by the coding sequence ATGGCAGAAGCAGAAGGCGAGAGAATCATCCCGATTAACATTGAAGATGAGATGCGCGGCGCCTACATCGACTACTCGATGTCGGTTATCATTTCCCGGGCCCTGCCCGACGTGCGCGACGGCCTGAAGCCCGTACACCGGCGCGTGCTCTACGGCATGAGCGAGCTGGGCGTTTCCTACAACAAATCCTATAAGAAAAGTGCCCGTATCGTGGGCGAAGTGCTGGGTAAGTACCACCCACACGGCGATACCAGCGTGTACGATACCATGGTGCGCATGGCCCAGGACTGGAGCCTGCGCTACCCGCTGGTAGATGGGCAGGGCAACTTCGGCTCCATCGACGGCGACTCGCCGGCCGCTATGCGCTACACCGAAGCCCGCCTCAAGCGCCTGGCCGACGAAATGCTCGGCGACCTGGACAAGGACACGGTGGACTTTCAGCCCAACTTCGACGACTCGCTCGAAGAGCCCAGCGTGATGCCCGCCAAATTCCCGAACCTGCTCATCAACGGCACGTCGGGCATTGCCGTGGGTATGGCTACCAACATGGCCCCGCACAACCTCACGGAAGTGGTCAACGGCATTGTGGCGTACCTGGACAATCCGGACATCACCATTGCCGAGCTGATGGAGCACGTAACCGCGCCGGATTTTCCCACGGGGGGCGTGATTTACGGCTACGAGGGCGTTAAGCAGGCGTTTGAAACCGGCCGCGGCCGGGTGGTGATGCGGGCCAAGGCCACGTTTGAAACCACCGCTTCGGGCAAGGAGCAGATTGTGGTGACTGAAATTCCCTATATGGTGAATAAGGCCTCCATGATTGAGAAAACGGCGGCCCTCATCAACGAGAAGAAGATTGAAGGCATTGCCGATCTGCGCGACGAATCTGACCGCGACGGGATGCGCGTTGTGTATGACCTAAAGCGCGACGCCATACCCAACGTGGTGCTCAACAACCTGTTCCGCTACACGCAGCTGCAATCATCCTTCGGTGTCAACAACGTGGCCCTGGTGAAAGGCCGCCCGATGACGCTGAACCTGAAGGAGCTGATTCATCATTTTGTGGAGCACCGCGCCGAGGTTATCGTGCGCCGGGCCCGCTTTGAATTGGCCGAGGCCCAAAAGCGCGCTCACATCCTGGAAGGCCTGCTCATTGCCCTCGACCACCTCGACGAGGTCATTGCTTTGATCCGCAGCTCCCGCGACCCGGAAGTAGCCCGCACGCAGCTTATCGAGCGTTTTTCGTTGAGCGAAGTACAGGCCCGCGCCATCTTGGATATGCGCCTGCAGCGCCTGACCGGCCTGGAGCGCGATAAGATTATAGCTGAGTACGATGAGCTGATGAAGCTGATTGACCACCTGAAATCGGTGCTGGCTTCGGACGTGCTGCAGCGCCAGATCATCAAGGACGAGCTGTTCGATATTCGGGAGCGGTACGGTGACAAGCGCCGTACGGCCATCGAGTATGCCGGCGGCGACTTCTCCATGGAGGACATGATTGCCGACGAGAGCATGGTCATTACCATCTCCCGTGAAGGCTATATCAAGCGTACCGCGCTGGATGAGTACCGGGCCCAGGCTCGGGGCGGGGTTGGTGCCCGCGGCGCCACGTCCAAAACCGATGACTTCACCGAGCATCTGTTCGTAGCCACCACCCACGAGTACCTGCTGTTCTTTACCGAGCTGGGCCGGGTGTTCTGGCTGAAAGTGTACGAAGTGCCGGAAGGAGGGAAGGCCACCAAAGGCCGGCCCATTCAGAACCTGATTGAGATTCCGCGCGAAGACAGCGTCCGCTCCGTGCTGAACGTGCGTGGCCTGCGCGACCCGGACTACCTGGAAAATACTTTCCTGATGTTCTGCACGGAGCAGGGTACGGTAAAGAAAACGCCGCTCGAAGCCTACTCGCGGCCTCGCACGGCCGGTATCAACGCCATTACCATCAACGAGGGCGACCGGCTACTGGACGTGCAGCTCACCACCGGCAACAGCGAGATTATCGTGGCCTTGCGGTCGGGCAGAGCGGTGCGCTTCCACGAAGGCAAAGTGCGCTCCATGGGCCGCAACGCAGCCGGCGTGCGCGGTATCACCCTCGCCGATGATGGCCAGGACCGCGTGGTCGGCATGGTGTGCGTGTCGGACGAAGGGCAGGAGTTGTTGGTTGTTTCCGAAAACGGCTACGGCAAGCGCAGCTCGCTCGATGAGTACCGCATTACCAACCGGGGCGGCAAAGGCGTGCGCGCCATGAAAATCACCGACAAAACCGGGGCGCTGGTAGCCATTAAAACGGTGGTTGATACGGATGATCTGATGATTATTAACCGTTCGGGCATCACCATCCGGTTGCGGATGGCGGATTTGCGAACCATTGGCCGCGCCACCCAGGGCGTCCGCCTGCTGCGTATCAGCGACGGCGACGCAATTTCTTCGGTAGCCAAAGTGCAAGCCGATGACAAGGTAGAAGAAGCTGACTCTCTGCCAACTGATGCGCTGGAAGGCGGCGGGCTGGAAGCTGGCCCGGCCGGGGGCTCCCCGGAACTGGATGCTCTGACTGATCCTGATTCGCTCAGCGCTAATTAA
- the aspA gene encoding aspartate ammonia-lyase, translating into MPTSRLEHDFLGERPIPQDAYYGIQTLRAIENFRITGIPLKSEPLFVQALAYVKKAAALANQELGVLDATIAGGIARACDRVISGEFDDQFLTDMIQGGAGTSVNMNANEVIANVALELLGHQKGEYQFCHPNNHVNCSQSTNDAYPTAFRIALSNKLVSYRQALEQLAEAFAQKGEEFQNVLKMGRTQLQDAVPMSMGDEFKAFATNLREELLRIEDSRQLISEINMGATAIGTGINAPAGYAELVTRHLRTITGLDLQLAGDLIEATYDTGAYVQLSGVLKRTAVKLSKICNDLRLLSSGPRTGFFEINLPPLQPGSSIMPGKVNPVVPEVVNQTAFYVIGADLTVTMAAEAGQLQLNVMEPVISFALFTSISYLTNACHTLREKCVVGITANKERAEELVRNSIGIVTQLNPVLGYETSAEIAKEALRTGKSVYAIAVTERQLLTQAKWDEIFTFENMIRPDFIQ; encoded by the coding sequence ATGCCAACTTCCCGGCTCGAACACGACTTCCTGGGCGAACGACCCATCCCGCAAGACGCGTACTACGGCATCCAGACGCTGCGAGCCATCGAAAACTTCCGGATTACGGGTATTCCGCTGAAATCCGAGCCGCTGTTTGTACAGGCACTGGCCTACGTGAAAAAAGCCGCCGCGCTGGCCAACCAGGAACTCGGGGTGCTCGATGCCACCATTGCCGGCGGTATTGCCCGGGCGTGTGACCGGGTTATCAGCGGGGAGTTCGACGACCAGTTCCTGACCGATATGATTCAGGGCGGGGCCGGAACCTCCGTGAACATGAACGCCAACGAGGTTATTGCCAATGTGGCGCTGGAACTGCTCGGGCATCAGAAAGGCGAGTACCAGTTCTGCCACCCCAACAACCACGTCAACTGCTCCCAGTCCACCAACGACGCCTACCCGACGGCTTTCCGGATTGCGCTCAGCAACAAGCTGGTGAGCTACCGGCAGGCTTTGGAGCAGCTGGCGGAAGCTTTTGCCCAGAAAGGCGAGGAGTTCCAGAACGTACTCAAGATGGGCCGCACCCAGCTCCAGGATGCCGTGCCTATGAGCATGGGCGACGAGTTCAAGGCGTTTGCCACCAACCTGCGCGAGGAGCTGCTGCGCATCGAGGACAGCCGCCAGCTGATCAGCGAAATCAATATGGGCGCCACGGCCATCGGCACGGGCATCAACGCCCCGGCCGGCTACGCTGAGCTGGTCACCCGGCACCTGCGCACCATCACCGGGCTGGACCTGCAGCTGGCCGGTGACCTGATTGAGGCCACCTACGACACCGGGGCCTACGTGCAGCTGTCGGGAGTACTCAAGCGCACGGCCGTGAAGCTGTCCAAGATCTGCAACGATTTGCGCCTGCTGTCCTCAGGGCCGCGCACGGGCTTTTTTGAAATCAACCTGCCTCCGCTGCAGCCGGGTTCCAGCATTATGCCGGGTAAGGTAAATCCGGTGGTGCCGGAAGTCGTCAACCAGACCGCGTTCTACGTTATCGGAGCCGACCTGACGGTGACCATGGCCGCCGAGGCGGGGCAGCTGCAGCTGAACGTGATGGAGCCGGTTATTTCCTTTGCCCTATTTACGTCCATTTCCTACCTCACCAATGCCTGCCACACCCTGCGCGAAAAGTGCGTGGTAGGCATCACCGCCAACAAGGAGCGGGCCGAGGAGCTGGTGCGCAACAGCATTGGTATCGTCACGCAGCTCAACCCGGTGCTGGGCTACGAAACGTCGGCCGAAATTGCGAAGGAAGCCCTGCGCACCGGCAAGTCGGTGTATGCTATTGCCGTGACGGAGCGCCAGCTGCTCACGCAGGCCAAGTGGGACGAGATTTTCACGTTTGAGAACATGATCCGGCCCGATTTTATTCAGTAG
- a CDS encoding HD domain-containing protein: MPLSSADLIARTADFVREKFLHEGSGHDWEHIRRVWQTARALAAETPGANPLVTELAALLHDVADWKFHGGDEEAGPRAARAWLQSLDVAEPVIGHVETIIREISFKGLGVPTPMSTSEGELVQDADRLDAIGAIGVARAFAYGGHKGRPLHDPSVPPVAHSSFESYKTNAGPTINQLL, encoded by the coding sequence ATGCCGCTTTCCTCCGCTGACCTGATAGCCCGCACGGCTGACTTCGTGCGCGAAAAATTCCTGCACGAAGGCTCCGGCCACGACTGGGAGCATATCCGCCGGGTGTGGCAGACGGCCCGCGCCCTGGCTGCCGAAACGCCCGGCGCCAACCCGCTGGTGACGGAGCTGGCGGCCCTACTGCATGATGTGGCCGACTGGAAATTTCACGGCGGCGACGAGGAAGCCGGCCCCCGGGCCGCGCGGGCCTGGCTGCAAAGCCTGGACGTGGCCGAGCCGGTTATCGGCCACGTCGAGACTATCATCCGCGAAATCAGCTTCAAGGGGCTTGGGGTGCCCACGCCCATGAGTACGTCCGAGGGTGAGCTGGTGCAGGATGCCGACCGCCTCGATGCCATTGGCGCTATTGGCGTGGCGCGGGCCTTTGCCTACGGGGGCCACAAGGGGCGGCCCTTGCACGACCCGTCCGTTCCGCCCGTGGCTCACAGCTCGTTTGAGAGCTATAAGACCAATGCCGGCCCTACCATCAACCAGCTTCTATGA
- a CDS encoding tetratricopeptide repeat protein produces the protein MKKFLLTIAAACAMQAALAQNSAVTNAVLYQRQGTLDKARTEIDKAVQNEKTKGKAKTWYTRGEVYEGMLGMPIYSKMLQPGEGAKVAFESYQKAIELEGKDSEYGKLAVGKLDNLYAVALNAGVENYNGQKYDDAINSYKMAQQIRPQDTTAYLYAAYASEAKQDFAGAKENYNKLMGINYKSPQMYGRLLQIARQEKDEAAARKVVQDALAAYPNNKGFMLEDLNMELSAGRGKQALDKIDRAIAADPTNANLYAVKGSILDQNKQTDQAFAAYKKAVEIDPNNFDAQFNLGVYNFNKGADLYTKVSRMDQAAYMKSGKKMEADGKKYFDQALPYFEKALELQPKDQATIKSLSRVYTTLKRNADAERMNKMLDGMK, from the coding sequence ATGAAGAAGTTCCTCCTGACTATTGCGGCCGCCTGTGCTATGCAAGCCGCCCTGGCCCAAAACTCAGCCGTAACCAATGCCGTCCTGTACCAGCGGCAGGGCACCCTGGACAAAGCCCGCACGGAGATTGACAAAGCCGTTCAGAACGAGAAAACCAAGGGCAAAGCCAAAACCTGGTACACCCGCGGCGAAGTGTATGAAGGCATGCTGGGCATGCCAATCTACAGCAAGATGCTGCAGCCCGGCGAGGGCGCAAAGGTGGCCTTCGAGTCGTATCAGAAAGCCATTGAGCTGGAAGGCAAAGACAGCGAATATGGTAAGCTGGCCGTGGGCAAGCTGGACAATCTCTATGCCGTGGCCCTCAACGCCGGGGTAGAAAATTATAACGGCCAGAAGTACGACGATGCTATCAACTCGTACAAAATGGCCCAGCAGATTCGCCCGCAGGATACTACGGCGTATCTGTATGCTGCCTACGCCTCGGAAGCCAAGCAGGATTTCGCCGGTGCCAAGGAAAACTACAACAAGCTGATGGGCATCAACTACAAGTCGCCGCAGATGTACGGCCGCTTGCTGCAGATTGCCCGCCAGGAAAAGGATGAAGCCGCTGCCCGCAAAGTGGTGCAGGATGCCTTGGCCGCGTATCCCAACAATAAAGGCTTCATGCTCGAAGATCTGAACATGGAGCTGAGTGCCGGCCGCGGCAAGCAGGCTCTCGACAAAATTGACCGCGCCATTGCGGCCGACCCCACGAATGCCAACCTGTACGCGGTGAAAGGCTCGATTCTGGACCAGAACAAGCAGACGGATCAGGCATTTGCCGCTTACAAGAAGGCCGTAGAAATTGACCCGAATAACTTTGATGCGCAATTCAACCTGGGCGTGTACAACTTCAACAAAGGTGCCGACCTGTACACGAAGGTGAGCCGCATGGATCAGGCTGCTTATATGAAGTCGGGTAAAAAGATGGAAGCCGATGGAAAGAAGTACTTTGACCAGGCGCTTCCATACTTCGAGAAAGCACTGGAACTCCAGCCTAAAGATCAGGCAACCATCAAATCACTGAGCCGGGTATATACCACGCTCAAGCGCAATGCTGACGCAGAGCGAATGAATAAGATGCTTGATGGCATGAAATAG